Within the Catalinimonas niigatensis genome, the region AAAAATTTGTGGTAGACACATTCCATTCAATAGCATTTTTCAGACTTCCGGGTAAGCTGAATACATACTCTGGAGTGCAAATGATGACTGCATCTGCCTGAAAAATTCGTCTGCGAAAGTCTTTCACTGTCTCATCAACATTCTCATTATCATGATCAGGATTAAAATGGGGCAAACGTTCTATTCCTTCGTATATATCTACCTCCAGATGGTCTTGAAAATTGATAGAAATATATTTTAATATAGATTCATTGGATGAATATTGCTTTGTACTTCCAGATATCGCAAAAACCTTCAATTTCTCTTTTTTCATAGCTTTTTTAGCTTTGTCAAGCCAATTTAAGCAATAAACTATCCGTTTGCAAACGTTTACAAACGCTTATATACGACTGTAAACGCTTAATAACCGACTAATGCTTGCCTCCTGTAGTTACTTTGCTGATGTCAAACGACAAATAATTCACTTAAAATTTTACAGACATGAATGCAATGAAAAATCGCGTACAGTTGATCGGAAGATTAGGTCAGGACCCTGAAGTTAGAACCTTGAACAGTGGCAAGATGGTCGCGCAGTTTTCTTTGGCTACCTCAGAAACGTATAAAAACAGTGCTGGCGAACGTGTACAGGATACACAGTGGCATCAGGTAATCGCCTGGGGCAAACTGGCGGAAATCAGCCAGAGCTTGCTGATCAAAGGTCAGGAAGTGGTGATAGAAGGTAAGATCACTTACCGCAATTACGAAGATAAAAATGGTATCAAAAGATATGTGACTGAAATCGTAGCAACAGATATCATGCTCGTAGGCAAGAGGCTGAAAGAAAAAGACTCTGAAGTAGCCGAGCAGGAAGTGGCTTATGACGAACTGCCATTTTAAAAAGCTTAAAAGTTAATCTGCTTTTTTGCAGTACTGCATCAACTTTCAGTTCGGTAAAAAAAGCATAGCTGTTTAGTATATATGGTTTAGTTATAATAGGAAAAAGCCGGATCTCTTGGGTCCGGCTTTTTTCGTTATTTGTGTCTACAGTATTTTACTCAGCACAGCGGTAAAAAGTGTAGTAAGGCTCCTTTTTTGCCAGTCGCTGCACATAGAGCGCTACTTCACGGGCATGATAATCGCCCCACATGCTGGACTCGCCATTGGCGATTTTGCTGCCTTCAGGCACATAATCCCAGCCATTGGGCTCATGATAAATAGAATGTAACAGCAATCCCTGATGATTTTCATCCACACTTATGTAAGGCTCTTCAAAGAGCGCATCCAGCACCGTCAGGCCCGCCTGATAGTATTTTTTTCCGGCTTCATCCTTGCCTTTGGCCATCAGGTATTTTCCCAGACGAAGTAGCCCCTGCGCACCAATGGCAGCAGCTGAACTGTCCACCGGTTCGTAATCATTGTAAGGATCGGAAGGACGATTGAGGTAATCTCCCAATTTATGCAGCTTGGGCGCCCCGGTATCCCAGTACGGAATTCCATCAATTGGCGTATTTTCAATATAGAAATCGCAGGTGGCTTGTGCTGCCTTGAGCATGAAGCCTACAATTTCATCCCGGTCTCCGTAGGCAGAAAGATCGTCATCGCTGAGGGTGTCAATAAATTCCAGCTCTTCAGGAAATCCACACATGGCCCAGGCCAGACCTCTTGTCCAGGTGCTGAAGCCGGTATAGCCCTGCTGGGAATTGGGGCAACGGTAATTGCCATCTTTGGTATTGAAAATCTGCTCATGGGCAGTACGTCCGCGTACATCATAAGCATCTCGGCCTTCGCCATAGTAGACAGAGTATTCAGCGGTAGCTTTGATATGCATCAATGCTCTTTTGAGCAAATTGATTTTCACATCGTTTTCTGTCTGCAATACATGCCCCAACTGATAACTGACCATCAGCGAGCGGCAGGAACGAATGGTATCCACAAAAAGAGAGTGAGGACCGTTGAAGGAATGGATGAAACCACCGTTTTTGGTGGGTGTCCAGCGGCTGGCCTGCACGGCACCGGAAACTTTGAGTGCCAGTTCGTAAAAATTCTGCTCCCATTCATTCTGTTCAATCTTACCTTCTTTCATCAGGCGGAGC harbors:
- a CDS encoding NADPH-dependent FMN reductase, giving the protein MKKEKLKVFAISGSTKQYSSNESILKYISINFQDHLEVDIYEGIERLPHFNPDHDNENVDETVKDFRRRIFQADAVIICTPEYVFSLPGSLKNAIEWNVSTTNFSNKPVAFIVAAASGEKAFEALDLIMTTIESRIAKGAKLLIKGVKGKVSANGIIHDSRTEDSIRKLVISLIQSVEEENPLPNKYLVRQRN
- a CDS encoding single-stranded DNA-binding protein — translated: MNAMKNRVQLIGRLGQDPEVRTLNSGKMVAQFSLATSETYKNSAGERVQDTQWHQVIAWGKLAEISQSLLIKGQEVVIEGKITYRNYEDKNGIKRYVTEIVATDIMLVGKRLKEKDSEVAEQEVAYDELPF
- a CDS encoding glycoside hydrolase family 88 protein codes for the protein MLKINHQIKAEDLLTKIERLWELSAAKIQNIEDKYDKSKGSPVFTVKGKYTTRGWTEWTQGFQYGSAILQYDATADKKFLQNGRENTVKLMAPHISHIGVHDHGFNNVSTYGNLLRLMKEGKIEQNEWEQNFYELALKVSGAVQASRWTPTKNGGFIHSFNGPHSLFVDTIRSCRSLMVSYQLGHVLQTENDVKINLLKRALMHIKATAEYSVYYGEGRDAYDVRGRTAHEQIFNTKDGNYRCPNSQQGYTGFSTWTRGLAWAMCGFPEELEFIDTLSDDDLSAYGDRDEIVGFMLKAAQATCDFYIENTPIDGIPYWDTGAPKLHKLGDYLNRPSDPYNDYEPVDSSAAAIGAQGLLRLGKYLMAKGKDEAGKKYYQAGLTVLDALFEEPYISVDENHQGLLLHSIYHEPNGWDYVPEGSKIANGESSMWGDYHAREVALYVQRLAKKEPYYTFYRCAE